A window of the Cannabis sativa cultivar Pink pepper isolate KNU-18-1 chromosome X, ASM2916894v1, whole genome shotgun sequence genome harbors these coding sequences:
- the LOC133031778 gene encoding uncharacterized protein LOC133031778 → MVELRRDKLIQFEDGLLLVVDEAAIYRQVLGEGKYGWLRGLGPTPGKKISVELSSKHKEIEEERLDKLEKIIEDLRKDQDNNVARIVQENMKIFYESQQGRLLEERSSESPIRIPSMDKQNSFFTQLEPSKEKDQPSSSQKPTKSSSNLEEVRDSPIKFEIPKDTPKGVKAALLAVRFIKASHTFSMVMDPEILDNDEYLHISPIDVIHLGTMKRIGAACIVFYIRILHEKLVKANRAQYFRFFHPILALDSCQAQNAMTMADRMEGTEAGQFWLLSVNTG, encoded by the exons ATGGTTGAGTTGCGACGAGACAAACTTATTCAATTTGAAGATGGCTTGCTACTAGTAGTTGATgaggctgctatatataggcaGGTGTTAGGTGAAGGAAAATACGGTTGGTTACGAGGTTTAGGTCCTACACCTGGAAAAAAGATCTCAGTGGAATTATCATCCAAACATAAAGAGATTGAAGAAGAACGTTTGGACAAATTAGAGAAAATCATTGAAGATCTAAGGAAGGATCAAGATAATAATGTTGCAAGAATCGTTCaagagaatatgaaaatattctaTGAATCACAACAAGGCAGATTATTAGAGGAACGATCATCAGAGTCACCAATCAGAATTCCATCAATG GATAAACAAAATAGTTTTTTCACGCAACTGGAGCCAAGTAAAGAAAAAGATCAACCCTCATCTTCACAAAAACCCACTAAATCGTCCTCAAATTTAGAAGAAGTGCGAGATTCTCCAATTAAATTTGAGATTCCTAAGGACACTCCAAAGGGTGTAAAAGCTGCATTACTAGCTGTTCGATTTATAAAAGCTTCACACACTTTTTCCATGGTCATGGACCCAGAAATTTTGGATAATGATGAATATTTACATATTTCACCTATTGATGTAATTCATCTAGGCACTATGAAACGGATTGGAGCTGCTTGCATAGTATTTTACATTAG GATCTTACATGAAAAGTTGGTGAAGGCAAATCGAGCACAATATTTTCGTTTCTTTCATCCAATTTTAGCTTTGGATTCATGTCAAGCACAAAATGCAATGACAATGGCAGATCGCATGGAAGGAACAGAAGCGGGACAATTTTGGTTGCTTTCTGTTAATACTGGGTAA